A stretch of the Glutamicibacter sp. JL.03c genome encodes the following:
- a CDS encoding amino acid ABC transporter permease: MPSATNVTESQAVQEPAAVPTQQLAVADPSREAAQNYADYAVVAARHPWRWVGTVVVAALAAAVLYSLLTNPRWEWGVVAQWFTAESILRGLGQTLKLTLISGSLGFALGFVLALMRLSSSPLFSSVSWTFSWIFRSTPLLVQLLLWYNLGYLYETIRLGVPFTSLTFAEFQTTSLISQFAAAVLGLTLNQAAYSAEIIRGGILSVDQGQIEAATALGIPRWRRSTKIVLPQAMRAILPTAFNEIIGLVKGTSIVYVLAYSELFYTVQVIYNRTQQVLPMLLVATIWYIVITSVLSVAQYYIERHYSRGALRTLPPTPLQKLRAFFKIHANAKINTSKGQP, translated from the coding sequence ATGCCGTCGGCAACCAACGTCACCGAATCGCAGGCTGTACAGGAACCCGCCGCAGTGCCCACCCAGCAGCTCGCGGTCGCTGATCCAAGCCGGGAAGCAGCGCAGAATTACGCAGACTACGCCGTGGTCGCCGCGCGCCATCCATGGCGTTGGGTGGGCACCGTGGTTGTCGCTGCCCTGGCTGCTGCGGTGCTGTACTCCCTGCTGACCAACCCACGGTGGGAATGGGGCGTGGTGGCTCAATGGTTCACCGCTGAATCCATTCTTCGAGGTCTAGGCCAAACACTGAAGTTGACCTTGATCTCCGGCAGCTTGGGCTTTGCGCTTGGATTTGTTCTGGCGTTGATGCGGCTTTCCAGCTCGCCGCTATTCAGCTCGGTGTCCTGGACCTTCTCCTGGATTTTCCGTTCCACCCCGTTGCTGGTGCAGCTGCTGCTTTGGTACAACCTCGGCTACCTGTATGAAACGATCCGCCTCGGCGTCCCGTTCACCTCGCTGACCTTTGCCGAATTCCAGACGACCAGCCTGATCAGCCAGTTTGCTGCTGCGGTACTGGGATTGACGCTGAACCAGGCGGCCTACAGTGCCGAAATCATACGTGGTGGCATCCTTTCGGTAGACCAGGGCCAGATCGAAGCGGCCACGGCCCTAGGTATTCCACGCTGGCGCCGATCAACCAAGATTGTGCTTCCACAAGCGATGCGCGCCATCTTGCCGACCGCCTTCAACGAAATCATCGGCTTGGTAAAAGGCACCTCGATCGTTTACGTGTTGGCCTATTCGGAACTGTTCTACACCGTGCAGGTGATCTACAACCGCACGCAGCAAGTGCTGCCGATGCTCTTGGTGGCCACTATCTGGTACATCGTGATCACTTCGGTGCTCAGCGTCGCCCAGTACTACATTGAGCGTCACTATTCACGCGGCGCACTTCGCACTCTTCCACCCACACCACTGCAAAAACTGCGTGCCTTCTTCAAGATCCACGCCAACGCCAAGATCAACACCTCGAAAGGACAGCCATGA
- a CDS encoding SDR family NAD(P)-dependent oxidoreductase: protein MNRAVRLGSLEQLGQGLPQANIHGNRDRWKSLGDGKTAVVTGANAGLGFFASLGLAAAGAHVVLACRNQSRAERAMAAIRSRVPGASVEFMQFDADSLMSAMALAAELRGRQLDILVANAGMIRPPSARETGLLGYERTMTANVLGHARLIGELAEKFRQGSLRLITLGSMSTLLLRTDAFNLKLEVDYHPYRAYVQSKAVLQSLGIGLDHRLRQLQWPARSIAVHPGYSVSGLTPQVEGINEPGFAKRLAGRLQAGFAQGKHEGSVAIVEAALTKGLDHCAPGTFFGPQLTAKGRISLARPASITRSKKLQDAAWEIFVKANEGLDPFAL from the coding sequence ATGAATCGTGCAGTGCGTTTGGGGTCCCTGGAACAGCTGGGGCAGGGATTGCCTCAAGCCAATATTCACGGCAATCGTGATCGCTGGAAGTCGCTAGGAGATGGCAAAACTGCTGTAGTCACGGGTGCCAACGCCGGTCTGGGATTTTTCGCTTCCCTAGGGCTGGCGGCCGCAGGTGCTCATGTGGTTTTGGCCTGTCGTAACCAGTCACGCGCTGAAAGGGCCATGGCAGCTATCCGTTCCCGGGTGCCGGGAGCCAGCGTTGAATTTATGCAGTTTGACGCCGATTCATTGATGTCTGCCATGGCTTTGGCCGCGGAACTTCGCGGCCGCCAACTCGATATCTTGGTGGCCAATGCGGGAATGATCCGACCCCCATCAGCAAGGGAAACAGGACTGTTGGGTTACGAGCGAACCATGACCGCCAACGTCCTTGGACACGCCCGACTTATCGGAGAATTGGCTGAGAAGTTCCGCCAAGGTTCGTTGCGTCTCATCACCCTGGGGTCGATGTCCACGCTGCTATTGCGTACCGATGCCTTTAACCTCAAGCTGGAGGTCGATTACCACCCCTACCGTGCCTATGTTCAGTCCAAAGCGGTCCTTCAAAGCCTCGGCATAGGACTCGATCACCGATTGCGCCAATTGCAGTGGCCAGCCAGATCCATCGCGGTGCATCCTGGATATTCGGTGTCCGGGCTCACCCCGCAAGTCGAAGGAATCAACGAACCCGGCTTTGCCAAACGTCTAGCCGGGCGATTGCAGGCCGGTTTCGCGCAGGGCAAACATGAAGGTTCGGTGGCGATTGTCGAGGCGGCGCTGACTAAGGGCTTGGACCATTGCGCGCCCGGGACATTCTTCGGGCCGCAACTGACAGCCAAAGGCCGGATATCGCTAGCCAGACCGGCAAGCATCACTCGGAGCAAGAAGCTCCAGGACGCCGCATGGGAGATTTTCGTGAAGGCCAATGAGGGCCTCGATCCCTTTGCGCTATAG
- a CDS encoding LLM class flavin-dependent oxidoreductase has protein sequence MRFQVLDIIPHQDDPITGLQIGTAQRFEQVVQTAVRAEELGFDSFSVGERHAGAFISSSPAVVLGAIAARTTRIRLHTGVVVLSILDPVRVAEDFATVDQLSNGRLELGIGKGNEVAHFPLFGRKVEDQWDLLEENYELLKALFGDLPVDFAGRFRSSFEQVTTTPRPYQSSIRIWHGSATSLRSAELAAKHGDPLFSANAIQPKENYKVLIDHYKQAYEQAGHDPAGRYVGSGSGAGGVYLADSTKQAIKEFGPVYEALTDRRDVPGNNTPYRSIEHAVAEGPLLVGSPEDVAAKILDYHQSFGHDLQSISLPATQPYAAQMETLERFAQEVIPLVNTPTTLWTAQDPQADKNLRKEYAL, from the coding sequence ATGCGTTTCCAGGTGCTAGACATTATTCCTCATCAGGATGACCCGATCACCGGTCTGCAGATAGGCACCGCACAGCGCTTTGAACAGGTCGTTCAGACGGCCGTGCGGGCAGAAGAACTCGGATTCGATTCCTTCTCCGTAGGGGAGCGTCACGCCGGGGCTTTCATTTCCTCATCGCCAGCAGTGGTCCTTGGAGCCATTGCGGCGCGGACCACGAGAATTCGCCTGCATACCGGTGTTGTTGTCCTTTCCATCCTTGACCCGGTGCGCGTGGCCGAGGACTTTGCCACCGTGGACCAACTGAGCAACGGGCGCCTGGAACTAGGAATCGGCAAGGGCAACGAGGTCGCGCATTTCCCGCTCTTCGGCCGAAAAGTTGAAGACCAATGGGATTTGCTGGAAGAGAACTATGAGCTGCTCAAAGCACTGTTCGGCGATCTGCCGGTGGACTTCGCCGGAAGGTTCCGCAGCAGCTTTGAACAGGTCACCACCACCCCGCGTCCGTATCAGTCATCGATACGGATTTGGCACGGTTCGGCCACCTCGCTTCGTTCGGCAGAACTGGCCGCGAAGCACGGTGACCCGCTGTTCTCCGCCAATGCGATCCAGCCCAAAGAGAATTACAAGGTGCTGATCGACCACTACAAACAAGCCTATGAGCAAGCCGGACATGATCCGGCAGGCAGGTATGTCGGATCAGGAAGCGGGGCCGGCGGGGTGTATTTGGCTGACAGCACCAAGCAGGCGATCAAGGAATTTGGGCCGGTGTATGAAGCGCTGACCGATCGACGTGACGTGCCAGGTAATAACACCCCGTATCGCAGCATCGAACACGCAGTCGCTGAAGGCCCGCTGTTGGTGGGCAGCCCGGAAGATGTGGCTGCGAAGATCCTGGATTACCACCAGAGCTTCGGCCACGACCTGCAATCCATCTCCCTGCCCGCAACCCAGCCCTACGCGGCTCAAATGGAAACCCTGGAACGCTTCGCCCAAGAAGTCATTCCACTGGTCAACACACCGACCACCCTGTGGACCGCACAGGATCCGCAAGCGGACAAGAACCTACGAAAGGAGTACGCACTATGA
- a CDS encoding transporter substrate-binding domain-containing protein yields MKQQRTRIAVTMMALIGLASLSACADPSQATEDTPSATATDNATSALSSPKQVRPQVELNKRAQALVPEKIAADGKLSVVTAPGAAPLSFYATDNTTPVGNDADIAAALADALGLELDLVPVSWADWPLGIESGKYEAAVSNVTVTEERKKKFDFATYREDLLGFYADKDSKIGPITKAEDVAGLKIIVGSGTNQEKILVDWDKANQAKGLKPVDFQYYDDDSASTLALLSGRADASFGPNATGAYKQATAGELKQIGLFPGGWPDTAQVAVTTKKGNGLAQAAEVALDGLIESGAYQQILDKWSLSEEGITDSRLNPEGLAG; encoded by the coding sequence ATGAAGCAACAGCGAACTCGTATTGCCGTCACCATGATGGCGCTGATCGGGCTGGCGTCCCTGAGCGCTTGCGCCGACCCATCACAGGCAACCGAAGATACCCCATCGGCGACTGCCACCGATAACGCAACATCAGCCTTGAGCAGCCCCAAGCAGGTACGGCCACAAGTTGAGCTTAACAAGAGGGCCCAAGCTCTGGTTCCGGAGAAGATCGCCGCCGATGGCAAGCTGAGTGTGGTGACCGCACCGGGTGCTGCACCTTTGAGCTTCTACGCCACGGATAACACCACCCCGGTAGGCAACGACGCTGACATTGCCGCGGCGCTCGCCGATGCGTTGGGATTGGAACTGGACCTCGTCCCGGTCTCTTGGGCCGATTGGCCCTTGGGAATTGAATCGGGCAAGTATGAGGCTGCCGTCAGTAACGTGACGGTCACCGAGGAACGCAAGAAGAAGTTTGATTTCGCCACCTATCGCGAGGATTTGCTCGGCTTCTACGCCGACAAGGATTCCAAGATCGGCCCCATCACGAAGGCCGAGGATGTGGCGGGTCTGAAGATCATCGTCGGTTCGGGCACTAACCAGGAGAAGATCTTGGTTGATTGGGACAAGGCTAACCAAGCCAAGGGCCTGAAGCCTGTTGACTTCCAGTACTACGACGATGATTCAGCATCCACTTTGGCCCTATTGTCTGGCCGTGCTGATGCAAGTTTCGGGCCCAACGCCACCGGTGCCTATAAGCAGGCAACAGCCGGAGAGCTCAAGCAGATTGGCTTGTTCCCCGGAGGGTGGCCGGACACCGCGCAGGTAGCAGTGACCACCAAAAAGGGGAATGGATTGGCTCAGGCCGCGGAAGTAGCCTTGGACGGTCTGATCGAATCGGGCGCCTATCAGCAAATCCTCGACAAGTGGTCACTGAGCGAGGAAGGTATTACCGATTCACGCTTGAACCCTGAAGGGTTGGCGGGGTAG
- a CDS encoding amino acid ABC transporter ATP-binding protein: protein MSLATKEATTRGAVTVRSVDKSYGNQQVLHEVDLDVAEGEVLVIIGPSGSGKSTLLRTINHLEKVDRGTISLDGELIGYKVRNGKLHERPESEILVQRTEVGMVFQNFNLFGHLTALQNIIEAPIHARKIPKAKAVARAKDLLDRVGLADKADAYPRQLSGGQQQRVAIARALALDPKVVLFDEPTSALDPELVTEVLEVIKDLAKSGTTLIIVTHEIGFARDVADRIIFMDGGRVVEQGTPSELLTNPQHDRTKSFLSKVIEPAFNI from the coding sequence ATGAGCCTGGCAACTAAGGAAGCCACCACGCGCGGAGCGGTGACGGTGCGTTCGGTCGATAAAAGCTACGGCAACCAGCAGGTGCTGCACGAGGTGGACCTCGACGTTGCCGAAGGCGAAGTACTGGTCATCATTGGGCCCTCGGGCTCAGGAAAGTCCACCTTGCTGCGCACTATCAACCACCTTGAAAAAGTCGACCGCGGAACGATCAGCTTGGATGGGGAACTGATCGGCTACAAGGTACGCAACGGCAAACTTCATGAGCGACCAGAATCAGAGATTCTCGTACAGCGCACCGAAGTGGGCATGGTGTTCCAGAACTTCAACCTCTTCGGCCACCTCACCGCGCTGCAGAACATCATTGAAGCGCCAATCCATGCCCGGAAAATTCCCAAAGCCAAGGCCGTAGCACGAGCCAAGGACCTATTGGACCGTGTGGGATTGGCGGATAAGGCCGACGCCTATCCGCGTCAGCTTTCTGGCGGACAACAACAACGCGTAGCGATCGCCAGGGCGTTGGCCTTGGATCCCAAAGTGGTGCTTTTTGATGAGCCAACCAGTGCCCTGGATCCCGAGTTGGTCACCGAGGTACTAGAAGTCATCAAGGATCTTGCCAAATCCGGAACCACGCTGATCATAGTCACCCACGAAATCGGTTTCGCCCGAGACGTCGCGGACCGAATCATCTTCATGGATGGCGGACGAGTAGTCGAGCAAGGAACCCCGAGCGAACTACTGACCAATCCTCAGCACGACCGCACCAAATCGTTCCTCTCCAAAGTCATTGAACCGGCTTTCAACATCTAA
- a CDS encoding HU family DNA-binding protein, producing the protein MAMNRSELVAAVAAKTENSQVAVNGVLDAVFEVFVDQISKGEKVTIPGWLAVERTDRAARTGRNPQTGEAIQIPAGHSVKLTAGSKLKAAVAKK; encoded by the coding sequence TTGGCTATGAACCGTAGCGAACTTGTTGCAGCCGTTGCAGCGAAGACCGAAAACTCCCAGGTTGCCGTCAACGGTGTTCTGGATGCCGTATTCGAAGTATTCGTCGACCAGATTTCCAAGGGCGAAAAGGTCACCATCCCGGGCTGGCTGGCGGTAGAGCGCACCGATCGTGCAGCACGCACCGGTCGCAATCCGCAGACCGGCGAAGCAATCCAGATTCCGGCTGGCCACTCGGTCAAGCTGACCGCTGGTTCGAAGCTGAAGGCAGCTGTTGCCAAGAAGTAG
- a CDS encoding LLM class flavin-dependent oxidoreductase, which produces MSTQHQLRFGVFYQGVNSSTVWRSEASGSQTDFASFRQIAQTAERGLFSAFFLGEGLRLREHLGRIHDLDVAGRPDAQTMLAALAAVTSKIGLVATQNTTYNDPADLARRLSSLDLISEGRAAWNIVTTHNAWTGANFRRGGYLEHHERYSHAEDFVRTVRQIWDGAPVHHRGNHYNVDYTGTVPASAQHRPVLFQAGDSAQGRDFAARQTDVIFSAHVGLEDALEFRKDINARAAKVGRAQNSVKIMPGAEFIVAQTPAAAEEKYHWVRERQIGPQQALAYLEQFWGTRLESVDPYGPLPEFDPVVEQSSVTRGSGFQGAKSLELAAAWRAEASQKGQNIIEFVRSRSHRADHTFTGSYDQVADRLAQYAELGAVDGFNITPWLIPTGLDDIVNHLVPRLQERGIYPESYAGTLRENLGLRIDENHEQRALKPALVEQEVS; this is translated from the coding sequence ATGAGCACCCAGCATCAACTACGATTCGGCGTCTTCTACCAAGGCGTGAACTCATCCACCGTTTGGCGCAGCGAAGCCTCGGGATCACAAACCGACTTCGCCTCCTTCCGCCAGATCGCGCAAACCGCCGAGCGCGGCCTGTTCAGCGCATTTTTCCTCGGCGAAGGGCTACGACTGCGCGAACACTTGGGAAGGATCCACGACCTTGACGTGGCAGGCCGCCCTGATGCGCAAACCATGCTGGCGGCCCTTGCCGCAGTCACCAGCAAGATCGGTTTGGTCGCCACCCAAAACACCACCTACAACGATCCTGCAGACTTGGCTCGTCGGCTCTCCTCCTTGGATCTGATTTCTGAGGGGCGTGCAGCGTGGAATATCGTCACCACCCACAACGCCTGGACCGGCGCGAACTTCCGTCGCGGTGGTTACCTTGAGCACCACGAGCGTTACTCGCACGCTGAAGATTTTGTGCGTACCGTCCGGCAGATCTGGGACGGCGCCCCGGTGCATCACCGAGGTAATCACTACAACGTCGACTACACCGGCACCGTTCCGGCCAGCGCACAGCATCGTCCGGTGCTCTTCCAAGCCGGTGACTCAGCCCAGGGGCGCGACTTCGCCGCCCGCCAAACGGATGTCATTTTCTCCGCTCACGTAGGGCTGGAGGATGCTCTGGAATTCCGCAAGGACATCAACGCTCGGGCAGCGAAGGTGGGACGTGCGCAGAATTCGGTGAAGATCATGCCGGGCGCCGAGTTCATCGTCGCCCAGACCCCTGCGGCAGCCGAAGAAAAGTACCATTGGGTCCGCGAACGCCAGATTGGTCCGCAGCAGGCGCTGGCCTATCTCGAACAATTCTGGGGCACCCGGCTAGAGAGCGTGGATCCCTACGGGCCACTGCCGGAGTTTGATCCAGTCGTCGAGCAGAGCTCGGTCACCCGAGGTAGCGGCTTCCAGGGGGCCAAATCCCTAGAACTGGCAGCCGCTTGGCGTGCCGAAGCTAGCCAGAAGGGACAGAACATCATCGAGTTTGTCCGTTCCCGCTCACACCGTGCAGATCACACCTTTACCGGTTCCTATGACCAGGTCGCAGATCGATTGGCACAGTATGCAGAACTCGGCGCGGTAGACGGTTTTAATATCACCCCATGGCTGATTCCCACCGGACTGGATGACATCGTCAACCACCTGGTTCCTCGCTTGCAGGAGCGGGGCATCTACCCAGAATCCTACGCCGGAACCCTCCGCGAAAACCTGGGTCTGAGAATTGATGAAAACCACGAACAGCGCGCCTTGAAGCCAGCACTCGTAGAACAGGAAGTGTCATGA
- a CDS encoding LLM class flavin-dependent oxidoreductase: protein MSERSVLLALNLDGAGNDPKHTAYQALRAESAGFHAVSFSSDGLLDAVQRASYTAAQTRHIGVLPVIDALFTEPFHTATQLASLDIISQGRAGWILETHNDSVQAQAVGRTVLAEDQLSREAADVVTTHRRLWDSWEDGAVIRDVATGRYLDANKLHYVDVAGKDFSVKGPAITPRPPQGQLPIIAPADLLSESGLQHCRLNGTDVVQVNSSSLRTLLAQATASSTSGAVAIELGVYLDAAGQTGAQRAAEVGIHSSDRAVFAGSAEALINFLSDFAEATANPADQRRHLVHVYPGDLRIDGSVLIDEVLPQLKSSNVLAPISATLRESFALPVAQNRFQEAS from the coding sequence ATGAGCGAACGCTCAGTGCTACTGGCCCTGAATCTCGACGGTGCCGGAAACGATCCCAAGCACACTGCCTATCAAGCGTTGCGCGCTGAATCAGCCGGTTTCCATGCCGTGAGTTTTTCCAGCGACGGGTTGCTCGATGCCGTGCAGCGAGCTAGCTACACGGCGGCCCAAACGCGCCACATCGGTGTGTTGCCGGTGATCGATGCCCTATTCACCGAACCCTTCCACACCGCTACCCAATTGGCCAGTTTGGACATCATTTCCCAGGGCCGTGCCGGCTGGATCCTGGAGACGCATAACGACTCGGTACAGGCTCAGGCCGTGGGCCGCACCGTGTTAGCTGAAGATCAGCTCAGCAGGGAAGCCGCCGATGTGGTGACCACCCACCGCCGGCTCTGGGATAGCTGGGAAGATGGCGCGGTCATCCGCGATGTGGCTACCGGGCGCTATTTGGATGCGAACAAGTTGCACTACGTGGATGTTGCAGGCAAGGACTTCTCGGTGAAGGGACCGGCAATTACTCCACGCCCACCACAAGGGCAGCTGCCGATTATCGCCCCCGCCGACCTGCTGAGCGAATCAGGCTTGCAGCACTGCCGGCTTAATGGCACGGACGTTGTGCAGGTCAATAGCTCGAGCCTTCGTACCTTGTTGGCCCAAGCAACGGCTTCCAGTACCTCGGGAGCAGTGGCCATTGAGCTCGGCGTATACCTGGACGCCGCGGGGCAGACCGGGGCACAACGCGCGGCAGAAGTAGGGATCCACAGCAGTGATCGTGCGGTCTTTGCCGGTAGTGCCGAGGCGTTGATCAACTTCCTGAGTGATTTTGCTGAAGCAACGGCTAACCCGGCGGACCAGCGCCGCCACCTTGTGCACGTGTATCCCGGGGATCTTCGGATCGACGGATCGGTGCTGATCGACGAAGTACTTCCACAACTGAAGTCCAGCAATGTGCTGGCACCCATTTCAGCAACCTTGCGCGAGAGCTTCGCGTTGCCAGTAGCCCAGAACCGCTTCCAGGAGGCATCATGA
- a CDS encoding ABC transporter substrate-binding protein produces MKKYAAASALTALSLIGLAGCADPGAAAPAASSDSEAQGTTYNTSPDQDRIRATKDVKLADAVPEKIKKDGKLTVATTAGSVPLSFHATDEKTVIGTEVDLAQIVADKLGLELDLQVTSWENWPLKTESGEFEAVFSNVGVNADRVKKFDFSTYRAAYMGFEARADSGISVKSADDISGKKIAVGSGTNQEKILLAWNKELEGKGEAPAELQYYSSEADTILALSSGRIDLNIAPYPSTVYRQNQRDDLKVVGKINAGWPNETLVAATTKAGNDLAELITAALNETIEDGTYAKVLDRWALSEEGLAKSETINASNYKGK; encoded by the coding sequence ATGAAAAAGTACGCAGCTGCATCTGCCCTAACAGCTCTCAGCCTGATCGGCTTGGCCGGATGCGCCGACCCAGGAGCCGCCGCTCCGGCAGCGTCATCGGATTCTGAAGCCCAGGGCACTACCTACAACACCTCACCCGACCAAGATCGCATCCGCGCCACCAAGGATGTCAAGCTGGCCGACGCGGTGCCTGAAAAGATCAAAAAAGATGGCAAATTGACCGTTGCCACCACCGCAGGTTCGGTACCTCTGTCCTTTCACGCCACCGATGAAAAAACCGTGATCGGTACGGAAGTGGACCTGGCGCAGATCGTCGCGGACAAGCTGGGCCTAGAACTGGATCTACAGGTCACCAGCTGGGAGAACTGGCCCCTGAAAACTGAATCGGGCGAATTCGAAGCGGTCTTCTCTAATGTCGGGGTGAACGCTGATCGAGTTAAGAAGTTCGACTTTTCTACCTACCGGGCGGCCTACATGGGATTTGAGGCTCGTGCCGATAGCGGCATTTCAGTGAAATCCGCGGATGACATTTCGGGCAAGAAGATCGCGGTAGGTTCTGGAACCAACCAGGAGAAGATCCTTCTGGCCTGGAACAAGGAGCTAGAAGGCAAGGGCGAGGCTCCGGCAGAACTGCAGTACTACTCCAGCGAAGCCGACACCATTCTGGCGCTCTCCTCAGGACGCATTGACCTGAACATCGCGCCGTATCCCTCCACCGTGTACCGCCAAAACCAACGTGATGACTTGAAGGTGGTCGGCAAGATCAACGCCGGTTGGCCTAATGAGACGCTGGTCGCCGCAACCACTAAAGCGGGCAACGATCTAGCCGAACTGATCACTGCGGCGTTGAACGAAACCATCGAGGATGGCACCTATGCCAAGGTGCTAGATCGCTGGGCGTTGAGCGAAGAGGGCCTAGCAAAATCGGAAACCATCAACGCGTCGAACTACAAGGGCAAATAA
- a CDS encoding copper resistance protein CopC: MKNLTLPAMNLTRLAAVITLSVLALFTSITAASAHDELVSSTPKDGASLKTAPKELVLTFSGELQTISGVDSTKVVLKQDGTVVDAKAETKGTTVTVTPAEELGNGEYDLAFRVVSSDGHPVENNLGFTIKNDAKPTPSMISAPSDSAAPTDSAAPSESASSSETPMQDAGRSMSPIMWVVIGVVILGGVIGVMAKFMRNTK, encoded by the coding sequence ATGAAGAACCTGACCCTGCCCGCAATGAACCTCACCCGCCTGGCCGCCGTGATCACGCTGTCAGTCCTGGCCCTGTTCACCTCGATCACCGCCGCCAGCGCCCATGATGAATTGGTCAGCTCCACGCCCAAGGACGGAGCGAGCCTGAAGACCGCGCCCAAGGAGCTGGTCCTGACCTTCTCCGGCGAGCTGCAGACCATCTCCGGCGTGGATTCCACGAAGGTCGTGCTCAAGCAGGACGGCACCGTGGTCGACGCCAAGGCGGAGACCAAGGGCACGACCGTGACCGTCACCCCCGCCGAGGAACTGGGCAATGGCGAATACGATCTGGCCTTCCGGGTGGTCTCCTCGGACGGGCACCCGGTTGAGAACAACCTGGGCTTCACCATCAAGAACGATGCCAAGCCGACCCCATCGATGATCAGTGCTCCAAGCGACTCGGCTGCGCCAACTGATTCGGCTGCGCCGAGCGAGTCTGCCTCGTCGAGCGAGACCCCGATGCAGGATGCCGGCCGCTCCATGAGCCCGATCATGTGGGTCGTGATCGGCGTCGTCATTCTCGGCGGTGTGATTGGCGTGA
- a CDS encoding HU family DNA-binding protein translates to MAMNRSELVAAVAAKTENSQVAVNGVLDAVFEVFVDQISKGEKVSIPGWLAVERTDRAARTGRNPQTGEAIQIPAGHSVKLTAGSKLKAAVAKK, encoded by the coding sequence TTGGCTATGAACCGTAGCGAACTTGTTGCAGCCGTTGCAGCAAAGACCGAAAACTCCCAGGTTGCCGTCAACGGTGTACTGGATGCTGTGTTCGAGGTTTTCGTCGACCAGATCTCCAAGGGTGAGAAGGTGTCGATCCCAGGTTGGCTGGCTGTAGAGCGCACCGATCGTGCAGCTCGCACCGGTCGCAATCCGCAGACCGGCGAAGCAATCCAGATTCCTGCTGGCCACTCGGTCAAGCTGACCGCTGGTTCGAAGCTGAAGGCAGCTGTTGCCAAGAAGTAA